AGGCGGTTTAGCAGACTGTGCAAAGCAACCAAACAGTTTCTCTTAGCTCTGCCTCTTCGTCTCAGGTTAACTTTAGccacataatttaaaaaatgataacAATCTCATGGCAAATGTGTTGCTCGCAGTTAGCATGCTGTTTGGAGCTACACGTCGTTCTCTCTATATAAAAcaattataatacaaaagaaaagtgaGTTTTAGATCCGTGATTCATGCTGTTGAGATACACGTTAAGAGGTCATGCAGACATCTTATCATGAAACACCCACTGAACAAAGCCCAAtctctttataaatattttcataagtAGTCCAAAATCAAAGttcagattttaaataaaaagaatcagaCGTACAAGCCTAACTCTGTTTCCAGTTGGCTACTCACACTGCACAGGATCTGCATCCTGGttttccacttcatttttttgctATCAAATAACAAAAAGGTTTTCACTCAGATTAAGCGACAGTACTACAGTCAGTTTAAGCATTCACAGTTTTGAGACATGGTTAGTTAGTACCACCTGGTCAAAAAGTCcctcaggaagaggaaaaataaaaataaaaaagctaacCTAGGCTTCACACTGAGGTAGACAGGTCAGAGTGACTGAGCAatgagggtgttttcttttttaacctcTTAATCTAATAAAATGCTTTAGGCAACAATTAAGACACGTTAGTATTTCTGGTAGTGAGAAATTTCGTTCTGAAAAAAGCACAATTTGAAAatacacaattttaaaatagaaatattcctCCTCTGTTACCAAAACATTCAGAAACGTCATAGAAAACTATGCATCTTTCCTCGAACGCGAGCCTGCTAGGTAACAAGCCGTGTTCAAGCAGCCGGCTCCCAGGCTGCTGTTCACAGTGTAAAATCTGCACTTCTTTACCTTAGTTTGGCTCTTCGGCTGAGGAGCACAGACCAAGGAAGCTGCACCTTAAGCATTTTAACCTGTCTACACAGAGTCCGTGGCCTTCACCAATGCATCAGCAGGGCACAAGGACTGTCTGTAACATTCCCTGCGCAGTCTCCTTCCCTCAGGCTTCTGAGAACTGGGTTTCAGCTGGCGGCCTTTGAGCCAGACCCTGTTACTGGCTCACTGGAACTTACTTCTAAGAAGAAAGACACGGAGAGAAGAAATCTAATTTACTTCTTCAAGAGAAGACCAAGGCCCCCAGTCACAGTATTGAACAATTCCAATCCCCAGAAGGCAGTGGCTAGTGGCCAAAGAACAGCTCGGAGACCGGCCGGCGTTTCACAACGACCTCCTcttgctcctcctcctccgccacctccgaGAGGGAACAATACGAAGGGAAGCTCCCTCTGGTCTTTGGCTTCCTCCTCGGGCCTGTCGTGGCAGCCAGGAGCTTGTTCAGGGACGAAGGCTTCCTCAAGCCTTTGGTGAGGTCATAGAAAGCCATGTCATCGGATATGACCCCCAGGAACGTACTGGTGGAGCTCAGGATGGAAGCAGCGATCTTGGTGCTCTTCTTTATGGGCAGGGAGGATCCCCCAGTGATTTCGAGGCTGGGGTCCCCCAGCAAGCGCCTGATGGCAATGGAGGCCCCTTCCCTCAAGCACTGGTGCGGCTTCTTCCCGCTGTAGTCCCTCAGGTCGGTCTTGGCGTGGTAGCTGCGGACCAGCATGCTGATGACGGTCTCCTGGCCGTGCATGGCGGCAAGGTGGAGCGCCGTGTAGCCGCCGTGCGACCTGGCGTCCACGTCGACGTGCGTGCCCTCCTTCTGCGCCACCTCGATGATGTTCCTCACCATGTCGCAGTTGCCGTTCTTGGCGGCCCAGTGCAGGGCGGTGAAGCCCGAGATGAAGTCCCGCCGGGCCGCCAGGCTGGCGtcgcccagcagcagcccgtGGAGCTGCTGGGACCACTGCCCCTCGGCCGCCATCACCAGCCAGCGGTGCTCGGCCTCCTCCAGCGGCACCGCTGCCGGCTCCTCGCTGGCCCGCAGCGTCTTGGGGACCCGCCGCAGGTTGGGCGAGCGGCACCCGGCCTCGTCCTCCTCCGGCAAGGGCGACAAGGCGGCTCCGGGCTCCTTGGGCTGCTCTGGGGCAGCGGCTGGTGACGGCACGCAGCGCACGGGCAGCATGCAGGGCTTGGGCACCGGCTCCCGACGGCTCCCGGACCCGCCGGCGGGCAGGGGCACCCCGCCACCGCCGCTCCTCTGGAAGAGGCCACGGAGCTCGGACACGGCACGGGGCGACGGCTGCTCCTCGGGGGGCGAATTCAGCGCCTCAAGGGGTGACGGCTGCTCCTCGGGGGGCGATGGCAGCACCTCGGGGGGCGACTTCAGTGCCTCGAGGGGTGACGGCTGCTCCTCGGGGGGTGACGGCAGAACATCGGGGAATGACTTCAGCGCCTCAGGGGGCAACCGCAGTGCCTCTGGGGGCGATGGCTGCTCCTCGAGGGGCGACTGCAGAGCCTCGGGGGGCGACGGCTGCTCCTCGAGGGGTGATGGCAGCTCCTCGGAGGGCGACCTCAGCTCCTCGGGGGGCGACGGCGAGAGCCGCCCCTGAGGCGGGGGCCCGCCGCCGTCCATCGGGACGCCCGCGGGCGGCGGTGGGGGCCGCAGGTGCCTCTTGAGGACGACGAACTTGGCGCCGTCGCGCTCCTTCACCGTGGCCACGGCGTTAACCGAGCGCTTGAAGAGCTCCCGGCGCTCCGCCCGCTCCGCCGCGTCCCCGGCGGCCTCCAGCAGCGGGCGGAAGGCTCCCAGCAGCTCGGCGTTGCGCACCCACCCGCCGCGCTCCCTCAGGAAGCCCAGCACGGCGGCGGGGCTGAGGGCGAGCTCCGCCATCCCGCAGTCGCCACAGGTGGACGAGCCTCCTCCGCCACCGGCCCCCCAGGCGGAGCGAGGCCGCCCTGTGCTGGGAGGAGGCTGCCCGGTGTCCCTCGGCTTCAGGCACCTGCGGCCGCTCCCGCTGAGGTGACCGAGCCGCCCCgcccgccttcctcctccttctcctcctcctcctcctcctcctcctcctcagcccggccccgctgTCTCCTCCCCGCGGGGCGGTGCTGGGCTGCGGGCACCGCCCGGCTCCGAGGCCCCGGCGCCAGGTGAGGGGCCCGGCCCCAAGGCTtcgggggggggattttgggtttCTGGGACCCCGGCGCTCCGGGGtaggcagaggcagccctcgAGCCTTCCCCGGGTCGGTGGGGACCCCCCTCAGCCCGCTCCGCAGGCAGCGCACACGCTGTGTTGGTTTGTTCCTCTTCCAGCTTTCTAAAATGATCATTTTTGGTTCAGTCTCAGCGAGCTTTGGCTAGCAGGCACCCCGCAGGGGCAGCTCTGTGGTGCCCCAAAACCCTCCCTTGTGCTGCTGGCTCGCCTGCGAGTCCTTTGGGTCAACGTCTCTGACTGAAAATAAGTCAACACtttgaaatatgtttattttttatgatgCTATTTACCGTATCTATTCTCTACGTTTATCTTTTTTCATATCCGCATCACACACGTGTCCACGTGCCGAAACCTTCACAGCATGCCCGCACCTCTGTGTGCATCCGAGGGGAGACACCCCCTCTTTTCATAGAGAGCTGTCTAACTGTGCTGCCGTATCAATTACTTCTGCTAAAGCACTTCTTTTAACATAATTATTGTTCTCAATTCTACCGTTAAAAAACCTCAGACAAATGTCTTTTCCCCAGGGGAAGGAGTAGGACTGAAGACCTGCTGGGGAGATGACGTTCAACCTGCAAACTTGTTTTCTCCTCGGCTGAGTGTTGCAATTGAGCTCCCGAAATTGATTCCTGAATGACTGAACGGTTTGTCTAGGAAAACAGCAAGAGCGACTGAGCGCAGAATGAGCGGAGTCGGTGTGGCATGAAGACAGATAAAAGTAACTGCACaaggatggaggagaaaaacagaaaggaggaaaacagaaagtaggtttttgttttcacCGTCCTGGGGCTTGAATAAAATGGAGCATCAGCCGGTGCTAAAGTCTCCATTTTGAAGGCAATTCAAGGTGCGGCGATCTCCACGCAGCGAACCTCTCTCCTTTCCCATTGGGGCTGACCTCCTTTCTGCCTCTTCGCACCCATCActggtgctggaggagcctCTTCCTGCAGATTGCTCAGTCTTTGCTTGGCAGCCTTCCTCCTGCTCGCTCCATCTTTGTGCAGGTCTCTGACAAGCTATTTTATCTCTCGCTAACAAGCTGGCACCGAGCCAGTTCCTCAAAATCATTTCGCTGCTCTAATGTTCTTTCACATAATAGCGTGTAATCTTCATGCTGATTGTAGCAATTCAGTATTTCCATGTGAATTGCACACCTTTTATTACTGCCTTTAGATGTGGCATATACAGTAACCTCGCCCTCTGCCGAGGGAGCTGCTAGTGCGTAGTGTTTTGGAGTATTAGCAATGCTTCCTAGCTTACGGCATCCCACAGTTCTGCCTTGCCTACTGTAGAGAGCTAATCGTGAGCAAGCATCCAAAAATTAATTGCTACGCTTTGGTTTCAatgttgatttcttttccttactAGAATCTGTTGCAGGCATAAGAAAACCTCAGCAGTCCACGATTTCTGCATTGCAAACTTTCAGCCGTACCCTAGGATTATAGCTCATGTCTGCAAATGAGCAAGAGGACggaaaataattcagaagaaTAGGCTTTTGTGTAAAGCATTTTCTTATGTTACAAATATTTCAGGAGGAGTTGCTCCTGTTGCTTGAGTTGGCTCCAGCACGGCAGGCTCTGTCCTAGGGCTGGCTGCTACGCAGGGGACTGCACGGCCCCGGCAGGATTTCTGTGGGTGCTTGTGGGGAGGTGCTGGGTACTGTGCTTGTGTGGACAGCCCTGAGGAAGGCTCCCTGCACCCCTGTATCCCTTGGGACCCACGAGGGTGCTGCCAGCTCCCCCCATTTTATCCCCACCCTGAGAGGTTTCCTGTAGAGGGCTCTCCATGCCCCAGGAAGCCTCTTGCTGTGGCTGAGGtcccaccacctctctggggcCCAGAGGAGGTCTGTTACTGGGGCTGTTCCCCCTGCAGGTCCTGGCATTCCACGTGGCCCCAAAATGAGAAGGCACGGCCCCAGAAGGCTATGAAGAGGAAGAGGGATGTCTGCGAGTGCGGCTCGTGCCGTGCCGAGTGCGAACTGGTTCCTCTCGTTTAAGCGCCTTGTTGCGAGGAGCTCCTTCTCCAGGTAATTTTCCAGTGACTCATCCAAGCACCTGCCCCGTGCACGCTCTCCTCGTTCTTTGTGGGCAGGCTGTGCCGTGTGGCTGTGCTCCTTTTCACAGTCTCAGTCAGTGGGCGTGAGGTCTCTTTCCCAATTTCCCTCTCTCCGTCCTTTTTGCCAGTGCTGTCCCTTATCTGCCACTGTCTTTTGGCTGCCCACCTTTCAGGCTGAGTGCCAAGTCCGGGGGATCAGATCCCAGTGAGCTTCTCTTGTTTTACTCAGGGCTGGTCATCCTCTGAGCAGACTGTGCAGCAGAAATTAAGCATTTTGAATGAATTGTATTAATTTACATAATAAATGAGTTTAGAGCATCATGGGCATTATGCTTATCAGTCATCTGGAATTTCCagccttaaaaaaaacatgagAAGTTTTACCTTCTTTTCTGTGTCACCAAAAACttataaagcaaatattttgtgtGGGGCTATTTACGGAATGCTGTGGGCTGCTTCTTAGGAGATTTCAAGCCAACTGTTACATGTCTTGATATTTCTAATTTACTGGCTGGGACAAAAACAACGTACAGAAACCCACGATTAAATCAATTTACTGCtactttttttaaacacaaatattGCAGCTTGCTCATTCTGTGTCATAAGCCTTAGAGAGCTGGCCTCTATTTTGCACTGAGAAGTGTTGCCTTTCCCAGGAATAAATTTCACAAACTTTCAAGCTATTGGCATGACAATGTAGTAAATTGCGCAGAGAGGCTGGGGTGTTTTGGCACCCTGTCaggggaggaaggtaaaggttACATGGCTGCAATTAGTCACAGCATGCAAACCTGGGAAATAAAGTGGGAGATCAAGCAAAGCATCCAGTGTTCagtccctggaggtgctcaaggccaggctggatggggctttgagcaacctggtctggtaggaggtggaattagatgggctttgaggtcccttccaacccaaaccattctgtgtttctgtgattcagAGCAAAGTTTTTTTCTATTGACACTTCAAAACTGAATGAGGTGGTATCCCAGGCCCTGCTCCTTCCCATGTGGCTAGAAGGAAAAGGAGGCGCCACACTGGaaacaaaagaggaagaaaaagggaataTATGGGGATGGTCTCGGCTGGATggcgtgctgctgctgtgcaggcagGTGGGGCTTAGGTGGTATTGACTGTGGGTGGGATTTGTCCCCCAAGGCAAGcttattttcctctgaaatgaaagcagagctCCCAGGACAAACAGAATGACAAAGCTcacgatttttcagtttctttgttGATATTTTCATGTGAAACAAAGAGCATGCATTGTGAAGGGAAATAGCTCTTCCTTTGTTCCTTGGCAAAATGCAGCAACCTTCAATATATAAACAATTGAGCAAAAAGTCTGCGAAGGGGTGGAAAGGGGGAGCGGGAAGAGATGATTATTTGCAGATAAAAGGTATTTTCAGACGAATGAGCAAAGTTCAGCTGTGACTCTAAGACCTCAGTAACCACTTCAAAGGCTCTTTCTCAACAGCAGCCGTTCAAATGCAGCCTTCTGTGCATCTCAGGGTTTGTGTTTATGAAATACTGCTTGTTCCACACAGATGGTGAAAGGACCCATCCCAAACATCCCCTGTTTTTCAGGTGGTGCCTGTGAACTTGATGGGATCCTGACAGGGTAACGCAAACCTGGCATGAGGTGCAGCGTGGTAATACTGCCCTTCGGCATTAGGAAGCAGGGAAAGTTGGGGCCATTTCCAGCCATTTCTGGCGAAATAGACCTACAGCTCCTGTTGACTTTACTTCAGCTGAGAAAGATAGTACTTCTGTAGGAAATCCTTGTAAGTCCCATACATTGTCAGTACAGCCAATGAACGTTTAATGAAGTTCTTGGTGGTTGTGCTGCTAGAAGAGTAACTGTGAAACCGTTTGATTTCTAAAATTACCCAGGAGGATGTAATTCAAAATAGTTACCAAAAAGCTACTTCCTCTGGCCTGTGTTGAGAAATGTGAAAGGGTTTGTTTATCTGCACCACCTGGATCTGAAGATCAAGGATTTTCCTCAGCCCTGAAGGACGCAGCCATCTTCAGAAGGCCTTGGACTTGCTACAGTATTCGTGTGGCAGGGGGATGATCGGTCACTCAGGGAGGCTGCATGTGAAGTAAAAAGGTCTGTGACAGCACCTATTTAACTCCACTTTCGTTGTTTGCACCCAGGTCACCACgtgaagaacagcagcagctacTGATCTCCCCACAGCCAGAACTGTGCTGCCAGTGGTCACGCAGCGAGGGGcatcttccttccctctccccggGACAGAGGTGCCAGGGATGCTTTCGTGCCTCTCCAGTCCATTGCATGCTCTGCCTGGGTTCCTCGCTCTGCCTGTAGACAATTCCCAGTCCAACCTAAATTCACCCTGCATTTAGCAGGTACAAATATTCCCCTGAGTTTAGAACCCTTGCAGGAGCACCCAGCTCCACTGCGATATACCTTGAATTCCTGAGTCATTAGGAACAATTTGCATAACAACGGATGTCCTAGCAGTTAAAGGAGCCactaaaaactaaaaattcTCTTGAGACCGTTTTTATGCACCTGGAGCTTTTGAAATTGTTGGAATAACAAggtgtttaaaaataactccAAGCTTTTACACCGTGCTTGCCTCTGGCAGAGatctgccctgtgctggtggCTTGCTAGCAGACAAAGGCAGGGAGGACTGCAGGTACCAGCACCACAGCTCAACCTGAgagccaagcagcagcagggctgtcccCTGATCTGTTGCAAGGTCTTGGAATTTCCTTTATGCCTTGAATTCTTGCATCTGGTGTTCAGCAGTGCCCTCTTTAGAGAAGTACAGCATTTTTGCAACTTGTCTTTAACTAGAACAAGGGTATGGATTAGTAGAATTGATTCGGATGTATGCATTCTACTcaggaaggacaaaaaaaaaaaaaaaaaccacggcATTTCTTAACTGCGCTAGATTTATCGTATCTCAGAAAGCAGATCACTTGGATAACACATCCTCAGCAATGCTTTGAAATTGCTTCAAGGGAGAAAACAGCCTCTTCCTAATCTCCTATTCCTCTAAGTGCTTGCGTTTGGTGACCCTTGCCCTCTCCCTTCAGCTATGTGCATCTAATTTTCATATCCTGTTTTACTCTTCCAGCATAAGCACACTCCCCTTCGGGGCTGAACAGCGCTTCCCAGAGCTCCTGCAGCATGATTTAGGTGGATGCTGAGGAGCCTTGGGAAGACGTAGGGAAATAACATGATCTTGCACACCTGCTGTAACGCCACAACTCAGTGCCTGCTAGGGCAGTGTGGTCTCATTTGTTTATATTGTGGTGGGAGCAAGAGACCTTTGGAAAGATTGTAAATAGCTGGTAAGGGAGAAGATGGGAGTTAATATGGAGTGTGGGTCATAGAGTATTATAATGAAGCATAAGttctcttttaatttgtttgaggtttgtttgtctttgaaTGCTTTGTCCTGCTTTAGGGCACTGCAGGGACTGTGTTTTTGTGGGTGATGAATGTAAAGGAGCTGGGATACTGGCTATCGTTCTTTTGCCTTCTCTTGCCAAAAATGTTGAAATCTGGCAAACCTTTTGAAAGTAATTGGTAAAAGAGCCTTAAGCAAGGTTGCTCACTGTTCCCGAATAATCGGGGTGCTGCCTGAAGCTCTGACTATATCATAATCAAGTAACGGCTGCATTTGTGGCCTTTGTGCAGGACGCTGGAACTCCTGCTGCAGGTGAGCTGCGAGCACCTGAATAGACGAGGAGGAATCCTGCAGACAGAGCTGTGCAGGTGAGGTCTCCCTCGTTGGGTCCCTGGGGGGCGGTTACATCCCTTCACCACTGCTTCCCTCAGTGCTGCAGAGCCTCAAATGCCCCCCAGGGCTACGCTCTGGCAAGGGCacgggggctgagctggtgggaAGGGTGAGGAAAGCCTAGGGCCAAACCAGGAGAGCAGACGGGTGAAGGTCTGGTGTCGTGCCCAGCTGCGTGACAGCGAACTTGTGGCACCGATCGGCTGCTCCCTGGTAGGAGCACTGCACCAGAGGGCaccagaaagcaagaaaaacgCTGCTCTGTGCTAACGGCTTGTGCAGTACCAATGGCCCCGTGGCTTACAAAGGTgagggtgctggagctggcttTGTGCTTCCTGCTGGAAGGAGCGACGAGGGAAGCCTGGCAGCCCTCAGGTTTGACTTCACCTCCTGTACCCAGTGAAACGGCCGCGATCTCCCAGCCCAGAGCCGAGCTGCTCCAAGCCCAGAGCTCCCAGCCCAGGACTGAAGCTCGGCCATTGCCCCAATGGGTGACCCCTTCCTGCGGGGCTGTGGTGTGGGGGCACCTGGGGCCTTCTGGAGGGCTTGGGTGTGCCCTGAGCCTGTGAGTGCAATATTGGTGTGTGTTACACATCTGTGTGTGTTACACACCCGTGTGTGCCACATCTGTGTGTGCGTGTCACCCCTGTGTGTGTCACCCCTGTGTGCCACAGCCGTGCCCACCGCCTGTACCCCTcagggctcctccagccccttccccttggCTGCCCCCCACTGCCAGGAGCCGCCTTCTCGTCCCCTTCCCCTCATGGGGAAGCtccgcggcccggccccggtcccCGCTGTGGAGGCTCGGGGCCCTCCCGGGCCTGCCCGAGCCCCGATCCCCAGCCCCGCGGTGCCCGCCGGTGTCCGtgagggggcggcggcggctccaCGGCGGCTCCCCGCGGTCCCTCCCCGCGTcccccccggttccccccggccccggcccgccccgtcCCGCCCCGGCCGGCTGCGGGGCGTGCCCGGCGGTGGCCATATTGGAGCCATTCCGCCGCCAACACCCGCGGCGGACACAGCCCCGGCCATGGCCGCCACCGAGCTGGAGCGCTTCGCGGTGAGcactgaggggctgggggggaccgggggggacCGAGGGGgtccagcccagccctggctgccctccGCCAGGGTTTGGGCTCCCCCGGTGCTGCGGCTCCTTGCTGCCGGCCGCTGCCCCTGCTCTGCCCGAGCCCTGCTGGGTGCTGAAGTttccagctccaggctgggtgTGCGGGGCTGTAGGAGATGTGGGACCCGCAGAGAGGAAAGTtggctgtggggatggggctgggggagccgctgctgccagcccctgaGCTGGGGGATGGAGGTGAGCTCAGCAGCAAAAGGTGGGGGCACCACAACTGCCCCCCAGTGCAGCCCTTGCTGTGTCCTGTGTAACGCTACTGGGAGCCTGCTGGGCTCTACTGGTGCCTGCTCGGGTTTTCTGGGGTGCTGCCAGAGCATAAATGTTGCCCAGCCTGGGAGAAAATGGGATTGAGTCTTGGGTTCGTTGGTGTGGGTACCTCACCGCCTGGTGTGCTTACGTCAATGctctgtcacttttttttttttttaactaaaagtTCCCGAAGATGCTTGGCTCCCATCTGAGCACCGAAGTGAAATGGCTGCACTCCAGCGTGAATTCGGTGCCCGGCTCCATTAGGAGAAAATCTGCTTACTTTGTGCAGGGAGCGAGGGTGGCTTTACGGGGATCTGCAGGCTGAGCGCCTCGCTGCTCATCTCTGCCTTTGGACGTGGTTGCAGCTCTGCCCAGAACCTCgggcctggcaggagcagggagagcagcatCCTGATCCCATTTGATATAGGGCAGAGGGCTGTCCCAGCCGCTCTCTTTCCTTCATCCTCCGTGCACAtctctg
The genomic region above belongs to Anas platyrhynchos isolate ZD024472 breed Pekin duck chromosome 14, IASCAAS_PekinDuck_T2T, whole genome shotgun sequence and contains:
- the SOWAHA gene encoding ankyrin repeat domain-containing protein SOWAHA, translated to MAELALSPAAVLGFLRERGGWVRNAELLGAFRPLLEAAGDAAERAERRELFKRSVNAVATVKERDGAKFVVLKRHLRPPPPPAGVPMDGGGPPPQGRLSPSPPEELRSPSEELPSPLEEQPSPPEALQSPLEEQPSPPEALRLPPEALKSFPDVLPSPPEEQPSPLEALKSPPEVLPSPPEEQPSPLEALNSPPEEQPSPRAVSELRGLFQRSGGGGVPLPAGGSGSRREPVPKPCMLPVRCVPSPAAAPEQPKEPGAALSPLPEEDEAGCRSPNLRRVPKTLRASEEPAAVPLEEAEHRWLVMAAEGQWSQQLHGLLLGDASLAARRDFISGFTALHWAAKNGNCDMVRNIIEVAQKEGTHVDVDARSHGGYTALHLAAMHGQETVISMLVRSYHAKTDLRDYSGKKPHQCLREGASIAIRRLLGDPSLEITGGSSLPIKKSTKIAASILSSTSTFLGVISDDMAFYDLTKGLRKPSSLNKLLAATTGPRRKPKTRGSFPSYCSLSEVAEEEEQEEVVVKRRPVSELFFGH